A stretch of Mycobacterium sp. ITM-2016-00316 DNA encodes these proteins:
- a CDS encoding MoaD/ThiS family protein translates to MSEVQVTIRYFAAARAAAGIETETLSVPAGTTVDGLVTDLSGRGPELAKVLARCSYLRDGVAVRDKNVALQTRETVDVLPPFAGG, encoded by the coding sequence GTGTCCGAAGTACAGGTCACCATCCGATATTTCGCCGCTGCACGGGCCGCTGCCGGAATCGAGACCGAAACGTTGTCGGTCCCGGCGGGAACCACCGTCGACGGACTGGTCACCGATCTGTCGGGTCGCGGACCCGAACTGGCGAAAGTGCTTGCACGCTGCTCGTATCTGCGCGACGGCGTCGCGGTGCGAGATAAAAATGTCGCGCTACAAACGCGCGAAACGGTCGATGTGTTACCCCCGTTCGCCGGCGGATAG